CGCCTGTTCCAGCGCAACGTGCCGGTCACGATCCTCATCGGCGAGCCGATGCACCCCAAGCGCGGCGACGACTACGAGGCGGTCACGGCCGAGCTGCACCGCCGGATGTCGGAGCTGCTGGAGAAGGCGCAGCGCGAGTACCCCGACGTCCCGAAGGCGAACGAGCGCTGGTGGCAGCCCGCCCACCTCGGCGGCACCGCGCCGACGCCGGAGGAGGCCGAGAAGCTCGACCTGAAGGAGGCCGAGGACCGCAAGGCCGCCCGCGCGGCCCGCGAACTGGACGGCGGCTCCTGAGCCTCCGGGCAGGGGTGCCGCACGGAACGGACCCGGCGGGACGAACCGGTCTGTTCGGCTAATTCGGTGGACGGCGTCCGCCGCCGGGCCTGATCATCGATTCCATGACCACGTCGCACGAGCCGTCACAGGAGGTCGTTCACCTGATCGAGCCGAGGGAACCCGGGGAGGGCGCGACCGAATCCCCGGCGGCGGCGATGCCCGTGGTCTTCCACCTCAACGACGGCAACTCCCCCGCCGACGTGATGGACGTGCTGTCGCTGCGGCCGTTCGCGTCCGGCGAGCAGCCGTGGTCGCGGTCGACGCGGCTCGCGCACGTCCGTCCCGAGGCGCCGTTGCGGCCGGACGGCGCCCGGCTGGTGCGCGTCGCCCACGAGAAGGGCAAGGAGTCGGTGCTCGCCGAGGGCGACGGGTGGACGCTGCTCAGCAACAAGTGGACCAGCGGCATCGCCTACATCGCGGTGTCGGCGGTGTCCGACGAGCTGGCCGAGTCCGTCCTGGAGCAGTCGGTGAAGGACGCGACCGACCCGCCGAAGACCGACGAGACCAGCGTCGAGATGGGCTTCTGGCACCAGGCGCCGCACGGCCCGGTCCGGCAGGAGCGGGCCATCTCCGCCGACCCCTGGGACGAGATCCGCGCGAACTACACGGCGCGGGTCGCCGAGCAGCTCGACGAGGTGATGAAGCTCGGCGCCGACGACGTGTCCGGGCGGCTCCTGCTGCTGCACGGCCCGCCCGGCACCGGCAAGACGACCGCGCTGCGGGCGCTCGCCCGCGCGTGGAACGACTGGTGCGACGCCGACTGCGTCCTCGACCCCGAGTCGCTGTTCGGCACCCCCAGCTACCTGATGAAGGTCACCGTCGGCGAGGACGACGACGAGAGCCGCTGGCGGCTGCTCATCCTCGAGGACTGCGACGAGCTGATCCGCGGGGAGGCCAAGCAGTCCACCGGCCAGGGACTGTCGCGGCTGCTCAACCTCACCGACGGGATGCTCGGGCAGGGCCGCAACGTGCTGGTCGCGATCACGACGAACGAGGACCTCGCGAAGCTGCACCCGGCCGTCGTCCGTCCGGGCCGCTGCCTGGCGCAGATCGAGGTCGGCCGGCTGACGCGGCCCGAGTCGGCCGAGTGGCTCGCCGGACCCGACGGCGCCGGCGACCCGGACGGCGCCCTCGCGGCCGAGGTCGGCCCGGAGGGCGCGACGCTCGCCGAGGTCGCGTCGCTGCGCAAGGGCGAGCGCCGCCCCTCCGACCAGGGCGGCGCCACCGGAACCGACACGGGCTTCTACCTCTAGACCGCTAGACCGCCTTGGCGAGGGCCTCCTCGATGTCGGCCCACAGGTCGTCCGGCGCCTCCAGCCCCACCGACAGCCGGACCGTGCCCTCGCCGATGCCCGCGGCGGCGAGGGCGGCGGCGTCGAGCTGCCGGTGCGACGTGCTCGCCGGGTGCATGACGAGCGACGCGACGTCGCCGAGCGACGGGCCGAGCGAGATGAGCCGCACCGCCTCGGTGAAGACGCGGCCCGCGTCCCGTCCACCGGCGAGCTCGAACGACAGGACGCCGCCGTGGCCGTACGGCAGGAGGCGTTCCGCCAGGTCGTGCTGCGGATGGTCCGGGACGCCCGGGTAGTGGACGCGCGTGACGGACGGGTGCGCGGCGAGACGTCCGGCGAGGTCGCGGGCGGTGGCGCTCTGCCGCGCGATGCGCATCGGCAGGGTGGCGAGGCCGCGCACCGCGAGCCAGGCGGCGAACGGGTCGGCGGTCGAGCCGAGCTCCACGGAGTGCTCCCACACGCGGC
The nucleotide sequence above comes from Actinomadura algeriensis. Encoded proteins:
- a CDS encoding DUF5925 domain-containing protein; its protein translation is MTTSHEPSQEVVHLIEPREPGEGATESPAAAMPVVFHLNDGNSPADVMDVLSLRPFASGEQPWSRSTRLAHVRPEAPLRPDGARLVRVAHEKGKESVLAEGDGWTLLSNKWTSGIAYIAVSAVSDELAESVLEQSVKDATDPPKTDETSVEMGFWHQAPHGPVRQERAISADPWDEIRANYTARVAEQLDEVMKLGADDVSGRLLLLHGPPGTGKTTALRALARAWNDWCDADCVLDPESLFGTPSYLMKVTVGEDDDESRWRLLILEDCDELIRGEAKQSTGQGLSRLLNLTDGMLGQGRNVLVAITTNEDLAKLHPAVVRPGRCLAQIEVGRLTRPESAEWLAGPDGAGDPDGALAAEVGPEGATLAEVASLRKGERRPSDQGGATGTDTGFYL